The sequence below is a genomic window from Bacillota bacterium.
GTGGGAAAGAAATCAATCTTTTTCTTAATTTAAGCTATCTCTAATCAAGTATTTGTCGATGATATCTAAATTTTATGGTTGCATTGCTCCAAATAATACAAGCCAAGCAAGAAGTGATTTCGCAACCAAACTTAACACAATGTAAGCTCGTTCTCCATAAAGATAGTTTTTCCATTTACCAATTTTTTTGTATTGTAAAACCATATTCACCGGAAAAGAGTTAAATGCAACAAAATACGTTCCAACAATGGCCCATACAAACCAAGGAACTTGACCAAAATTAGCATTACCAAACATATAAAGTAAGATAACAATCCATGGAGCGATTCCGGCAATGGCGCCCCAAATGAATGGTCCCCAATTGATTTTTTCGTTTTGTGCTCTTTTCGCATTTAATTGTTCCATCACAAGTCCAAATAAATTCATACTAGCGTTCACTATGAAAATTAGGATTAGAGACGCTATATCATAAATTCCAAATAAAGTCGCAATTAGTACAATCATTATCGATGAACTTAGCGCATATTCAAACCATCTGAATTGGTTGATTCCTTTTTGCAAATCACTATTATATTTTTTATTGAGTTTATTTGGAATCGAAATTAGTGCATGTGCCACTGCGCTTAGTAATAAAAACATTGCCACAAGTATTCCAAACGGTAATTGAAATAGTTCTTTACTTGCAAGTTCTAATGATTGCGTAATTGTATTAAATTGTAAAAAGTTTTGTGTAATAATTGGTTGAAATTCTCCAATCTTTTGGATGACAGTTGAAGCTAAAAACAACATTAATATTCCTTGTATTAGATGAAGTGCACCCATTATCATATTAAATCGACGTAGTTTTTGAAAAGTTAAATCCATTTTATTTCCTCCTAAAAAAGTGTTTTATATATATAATATTATATCATACACATGAAAAGTTGAAAAATGAAATGCTTAAATTTGCTCTCGATATAAAAGGCGGTATCATAAAATATCATATTAGCTATGTATTTAATTCTTATGTCATTAAATCTTTCTTTATGGTGTTTCTTGAATGTAAGTTTCGCAACCTTCAAAAGCATTTAGATATGCTTGAAGAGTCGTTGCTGGGACCATAATTTTAAGAGTAGATGGCACATCCCAAAATGCTAACCAGGATTCTAAAACAGGAGGAGTTACTCCAAGCATATTGACTGTTTCAAGATTAGCGCACTCTCCAAAGGTGTACCTTCCAATAAATTCTACGTTTTCTGGAATGGTAATAGTTGTAAGAGCCTCACAATCGTAAAAAGCAAATTCTTGAATAAATATTACACTTTGAGGAATGGTGATTTCGATTAAATTAGGTTGTCCATAAAGGGCTGACCCTGCAATTCCTATTGTTCCTGGAAGGATCAATATTGAAGTAGCTAAAGGTATTTCTCCCTTATAAATTAAAAATACTTTTCCAGCATATATCATTCCACTTGGTTGATTATTATACCATGCCGTACTACCAAAAGCATATGTTCCAATGTCTTTTAAACTATCTGGAAATTGGATTGATGCAATATTTGTGCAATTTGAAAAAGCTAGAAATCCAATGTGAAGTAAGCCGTCCGGAAAGACAATCGACGTAAGTCCTGTACATTCATCAAAAACATATTGTCCAATGGATTCCAATCCAATTGGAAAAGTAATATTGGTTAGATTTTTACAATTATAAAAGGAATCATCTTCAATGTATTTTACCCCAGATGGAAGCGAATAACTAACATCTGCTTTTTTTGCAGGATAAAGAACTAAATTTTCCATATTTTTGGTGAAAAGCACTCCATTAAGGGATGCATAATTTGGATTTAAAGAATCAACTGAGATTGTTTCAAGTGTGCGTAATCCGTAAAATGCTCCTTTTCCTAAAAAGGTAACTGAAGCAGGTATCGTGATATTAACGAGTCTTGTACATTCAGAAAAAGCATACTCATTAATTGTTGTTACATTTCCACCGAAACTGATGGATGTTAGATTAACACAATGAGAAAAAGCTCGTTCGCCAAATTCTACTAGATTGCTACTTAATGTCAATGAACTAAGACTTGCACAATTAGAAAAAGCATATTCTCCGATGGTATAAATGTTATCTGGAATAACAATGGATTGAAGGCTTGTACAATCTTTGAAAAGATTATCTGAGATAGAAGAGATATTTAGGGGCAAATTAATGGATACAAGTTTGGTACAGTTTGAAAACGCTCCATCGCCTATGTAATTTATGCTATCTGGTAAAACTACTGTCAAAAGTTCGCTAATCGAGTAAAAAGCTCCAGATCCTATTTCTTCCAATCCAGCAGGAAATGTAATAGAAGTTATGGCACTACAGATATTAAAAGCTCCATTTCCAATTCGAAGGAGTCCAGATGAAAAGGTAATCTGGCCAAGATTAAAATCTTGAGAAAAAGCATTCTCACCAATTTCAATGATTGAATTTGGCATGATAATTTCCACTAAATTATATTGATCATTAAATGAATATGGCGCAATGCTTTTTGTTCCTTGATTAAAAGTAAGCGAAGTAGAACTTGGCATAACTCCTTTGTAGGTATATGCTACTTTGCCAATATATACTACTCCATCATTTTGACTATCAAGCCATGGAGAACTATATCCAAGTAAGTTACTTCCAACTTTTTCGATAGAGTCGGGAAAAACAATTGTCAAAAGATTTTCACAATAAGCAAAAACACTTGTTCCTAATTCAGTAACTTGATCGGAAATCGTAATCGATAAAAGTGCGGAACAGCCTAAAAATAATCCATCACTTAGCTTAGTGAGTCCGGTTCCAAACGTAATGTTTGAGAGTGCTTCGCAAGCACTAAAGGCTCCTTCTCCTAAAGAAGTTAGACTATTTGGAAAACTAATACTTGTAATACTATGCGTATTCGAAAATGCGTAATTTTCAATAGTCGTTAAGGTTGTAGGAAAAATTAAATTAGGTAAATTAATACACATATAAAAAGCGTAACTGCCAATTATTTCAAGGTGTGAAGGTAGAGTAATATGAATCAAATTTCTACAAAAATAGAAGGCTTGATGCCCAATGGATACAATGGATTCAGGAAGAGAAATACCTGTCAAAGTTTGGCTATTAAAAAATGCACTATCTCCTATTCCAGATACTACCTTACCTAAGTAATACATGGGTATTGTTAATTCTACTTCTGTTCCTACATAGTATGCGACTTCATAAGTATCGTCATCTTTTAATGTATAATTCAGTCCAACTGTTCCTAGCAATTCCTCCCAAAGAGGAGTTACGGTAAGATTGGATGTAACATTAGAAAATCCTGAGTCCCATCCTAAAAAGGAATACCCTGCCTTTTCAATCGTTGGAGCCAAAGCAGTGGCGCCTGGTAACACATTTTGAATAAGAGTTCCAGAAACAAGAGTTCCTCCGTCAAGCGAAAAAGTTACTGTAAAGGTTGTCTGTGTCGAAACAGTAGTTGAAGATGATATTGCAGAAGTAGTCGTAGTCGTTTGAGAAGTGGTAGTGGTGGTAGTAGTGGTTGTTCCTCCCAAAGCACATCCAGCAAGAATTGTTACAAATAGAAGTATGACTAATCCAAAAAATAATTTTGATTTCATGTTATTTGCTTTTCCTCTCTTTATTCTTTCTATTTAAATTGTTTTTTTAATCACAATAAAGACACATCATAAAAACCGAATGCGTCAAAAGATAGATTGTAGATTTGATTCAAATGTTCTTAGTGATAAAAAGGAAAATAAGACAACATTTGAACGCGATGCATCATGCGTTTTTTAAAAAAAATGGTATAAAACAAGTTATAATTTAGTATATCATTTTGTTTCTTCATTTTGAATTTGATTAAGATTCATTTTAATAAGATTAGCACAGATAAAATTTGTTGTCAATAGCCTATGAACTTAAGCTTTAAATTCATTTAAAAAACAGATATGTCTTGTTTTTCATGTAAAAAAACTAGAATTTTTTCATTCTAGTTTTTAATATTTTATTTATAAGCTTCTCTAAATCCTTCAATCAAAATATTTGTTTGATAGATATTGATGGTTTCAATTCTTACTACATCTTCCATCATGAATTTATAATCATACATTTGCTTAAAACTTATAGAAAAAGGAAAATTATAGGTAGAGTTAATTCCCTCTGAGGTGAAAGCATTATAATAATCTCCTTGATTATACCCAAACAAAAAAGAGCCATTACTTAATGCGTAGGTATAATAATATTCTACTTTTTTGCCAATTTCTGTTTCAATAATCTTAGAAGTTGAAAAACGGTTGATAAAATATTGTTCATCTTGGACTACATAATCTTCTACTTCTACTAAAGTCCCGGTTTCTAAGTTAATTAGTAATCGAGAGTAATTGTTTAAATAGAATGAATCCATCTTTGTGTTATATACGTAACTTCCAATTCGATTCTCCGCGTCATTTGTATAAAAGTTAATAATATCTGGCAAATCTTTGATTACTTCTATTGTACTATAATTAAATTTATAATTAATGGATGTGTCAATATAACGATCATTTTCATAGAAATCAATGTCAAATACATCCGGGTTGCTATTTTCATCTGTTACATATTCTACATCACCTTTTGCAAAAACAAACGTCGATGGAATATCTTCTTCGAAAGTTGTCATTGAAATATCGATTAAATATCGATCATATCCTGAAGTTTGATCTTCTATTTCAGATAAACTTGATTCATAGACAATACAATTTGCGTCTAAATTCGAAAACTCTGGGGCCGTATAACTACTTGCATCAATGTAATCAATTTCATCTAAATACTCTTGCGTTGTATTTGTGCTTACCACAAGCAATGGATTATATTCATTTTCTATGACTTTCTTATATCCACTGTAGTAATTTTTTGTGTGTTCTCTTTCTTCAGTGGATTCTTCCGAAACAACTCGTGCTTCTATGGTGATTTTTTCAATATTCTTATTTTCATTATATACATATTCAAAATGACTTGATAACACGGTATACATATAAACAGTTGAGTTGTCTACTGATTCATAGTTCGTATATTCTCCACTTGCCGTTTCGGTAACGTCAAAAGAAATATATTCTTTGTCACTTGTAAAGGTATTGGAATAGTTATCAAGCACTGGACATATATAATCAAATTGTGAAGAGTAAATCAAGTTGTCAAAATGGTCATAATATGCACATGCAATCAGAGGTGGGATTTCATATCGTTCAATGTAATTTATTTGAAAATTGCTTCCTAAAATCAAAAGCAATGAAACAATACAAATGGTAAATATTCTTAAAATCCACAACCTGATTCTACTAATATCAAATTGTTTAATAATTTTGTTGTAAATAAAGTATGAACCAAAAATCAATAGATAAGCTACTAAAGCGAAAATTAATACATGTCTAAAAACAAACCAGAATCTGTATATCGATGGCACAATACTGTAAAGTATTACAATCGATATAAACATAACTACTGGTATTATAATTAAATATATTCTTTTTTTCATGATGCTCCCTTCATCGTTTTTATTTGTTATAAATTCAAACAATGAATCAACACCTCATAATCTTGTATTTACTTTGAATATTTAATCTTCTATTAAATGGATTATATTTATTTAATAAACTGATGTTTTTATAAAGTTGATTTTTAAAACTTGAAATTTCGGGAATTTTGATTTTAACAGTTACAATAAATAACCCTGACAAATAGATAAATAGTAAAACTACGATTGGTAAAAAAAGAATGAAAAGCAAATAGATGATGGTAACTTTTACATCAATGGTTGGTTTTAAGTATCCTAAATTTAATCCAGAAATGCGAACCCATTGAAAACCAACAACTAAAAGAAAGAATGCAGTCATAAAGATATAAGATAATTTTATGTTATTTTTTTCCATTGCTTTTTTCATGGGACACCTCCTAAAATCAAGATATACTTAAATAACAAATATTAATTTGAATCAATATTATCATAAATTGATTTTAGTTTCAATATGCAAAAAGAAAAAAGAAAAGCTTTTAGATTCGCTTATCTTTTTTTTATGTTACATTCTATTTGAGGGTTCGTTTTGAAATCATCTAGATCTAACTAAAATGGTTGCATTCACATAATTTATAATAGAAGATATCGTGACACTTCCCAAAACTCTTGCGTCTTCTATCAAAGGATTGATATAATATCCATCTGTTAATTCTCCTGTAATCGTTCCTCCTAAATAAAGCGTATAAGACTGTCCTAACTCAAGAGTAGATGAAACGATTGTGATTGCTTGAAATGATTTATTAGGCGTAAACGCAAACAAGAAGTTTCCATCAGAATCTTGAACTGAAATAGTGGTTCCTGATGCTTGTATAGATTTTGTATTATAAAGCAAACAAGTTTGAGTAGAACTCTCAGATGGAGTTTTACTCTCAGCGCCATATCCAGAAACTCCTATAATTGTTCCTCCCGTCACCACCCACTCTAAATCATAATCAATTACGCTTTGCATTCCACTAACAGGTCCATTGATTAAAATGAGACCTCCGCTTTGGTAAATAGTTCCGTTGATGTCGATTCCATCATCTTCTGCTTCGATAATAAGAACTCCTCCCGATATTTCCATATGAGCCGTTGAAAGAAGTGCACTTGGAGTTTCATTTGGAGAAAGTGCATCTTCTGCATCAATGTCTGGGTCTGCCCCGTTAATTCCATCATCTGTTGCAATGATATTTATGATTCCTCCTGAAATATAAATGTTTAAAGCTTCCATTCCTTCAAAAGATTTCGTAATAGAAATTTCTCCATTTGTAATGTTAAGTTCATCATCAGAGTGTATGGCTTCATCGCCACTTTCAAGAGTAATATATCCACCTTGAATTGATATTAAATTGTCGCTATGAAGTGAATCATCAGAAGAATTGATACAAATGACACCTGAATTTAATCTAATCCCAAGACTGGCCTTTAAGCCTTTACTCGACTGGTCGCTACTTAGAAAAGCCGTACTGCCTCCTCCTGATATAATATTGAAATTACCTCCTTCAATGACGATATAAGAAGAGGATTGAATCCCGTCGTTAATAACTTCTAGATTAAACTCTCCATCCAAAATTGCAATGTATCCTTTATCTAAATCATCGTGAGATACTTTTATACCATCTCCACCCGCTTCAATATTATATACACCGCTTTGAATTAATACAAAATCATTAACATTGATTGCGTCATCCACTGAATAAATCTTCAAATCGATATCACTTAGAACAAGAGAATCATTTGCTTTAATTCCATCTTGATAATTGGCATAAATTGTTAAAAATCCAAGCCCGTTTATGACTAAATCCGATTTGCTATAAAGAGCGGCATCAACGTTCATTAGTTCACTATCCCCATACCCGTAATCCGTTGAGTCAGATATTGAATTAATCGTTCCTTCTGGCATACTCAAAATGACTTTGTCCGCATCAAGAATAATAAGGGCTGCTCCTTGACTTGCCGTAATTTCAACATTATTAAAAATAAGTCTTACCTCTTGACTGGGGGCATTAATAATGAGGGTTCCTTGATAAGACCCATTCAGTACATATGTATTTGCTTGAGTAAAGATAACAGTCGAGGCTCCTACTTGAATACCGGCATAATCACTCGAAACGACATTCCCTAAATCAAAATATAAAGAAACAACTTCTGTTTCTTCCCAGTCAGAATATTCATCTGATACGTCCATGGATAAGTCGATATCTGGAAGTGTAGAGGTTGTTAAAGACGCGATGGTTTCAACAGATGCATCTTTACAGGCTATTAAAGAAAACGAAATTGCAGCAAACAGTAACATCATGATTGTTTTTTTCATATCCATTTCAATTCCTTTCAAAAATATTACTTCTATCATAATCTATTTCGGTGTAGATTTCG
It includes:
- the heR gene encoding heliorhodopsin HeR; translation: MDLTFQKLRRFNMIMGALHLIQGILMLFLASTVIQKIGEFQPIITQNFLQFNTITQSLELASKELFQLPFGILVAMFLLLSAVAHALISIPNKLNKKYNSDLQKGINQFRWFEYALSSSIMIVLIATLFGIYDIASLILIFIVNASMNLFGLVMEQLNAKRAQNEKINWGPFIWGAIAGIAPWIVILLYMFGNANFGQVPWFVWAIVGTYFVAFNSFPVNMVLQYKKIGKWKNYLYGERAYIVLSLVAKSLLAWLVLFGAMQP
- a CDS encoding leucine-rich repeat domain-containing protein — its product is MKSKLFFGLVILLFVTILAGCALGGTTTTTTTTTSQTTTTTSAISSSTTVSTQTTFTVTFSLDGGTLVSGTLIQNVLPGATALAPTIEKAGYSFLGWDSGFSNVTSNLTVTPLWEELLGTVGLNYTLKDDDTYEVAYYVGTEVELTIPMYYLGKVVSGIGDSAFFNSQTLTGISLPESIVSIGHQAFYFCRNLIHITLPSHLEIIGSYAFYMCINLPNLIFPTTLTTIENYAFSNTHSITSISFPNSLTSLGEGAFSACEALSNITFGTGLTKLSDGLFLGCSALLSITISDQVTELGTSVFAYCENLLTIVFPDSIEKVGSNLLGYSSPWLDSQNDGVVYIGKVAYTYKGVMPSSTSLTFNQGTKSIAPYSFNDQYNLVEIIMPNSIIEIGENAFSQDFNLGQITFSSGLLRIGNGAFNICSAITSITFPAGLEEIGSGAFYSISELLTVVLPDSINYIGDGAFSNCTKLVSINLPLNISSISDNLFKDCTSLQSIVIPDNIYTIGEYAFSNCASLSSLTLSSNLVEFGERAFSHCVNLTSISFGGNVTTINEYAFSECTRLVNITIPASVTFLGKGAFYGLRTLETISVDSLNPNYASLNGVLFTKNMENLVLYPAKKADVSYSLPSGVKYIEDDSFYNCKNLTNITFPIGLESIGQYVFDECTGLTSIVFPDGLLHIGFLAFSNCTNIASIQFPDSLKDIGTYAFGSTAWYNNQPSGMIYAGKVFLIYKGEIPLATSILILPGTIGIAGSALYGQPNLIEITIPQSVIFIQEFAFYDCEALTTITIPENVEFIGRYTFGECANLETVNMLGVTPPVLESWLAFWDVPSTLKIMVPATTLQAYLNAFEGCETYIQETP
- a CDS encoding energy-coupling factor transporter transmembrane protein EcfT codes for the protein MKKRIYLIIIPVVMFISIVILYSIVPSIYRFWFVFRHVLIFALVAYLLIFGSYFIYNKIIKQFDISRIRLWILRIFTICIVSLLLILGSNFQINYIERYEIPPLIACAYYDHFDNLIYSSQFDYICPVLDNYSNTFTSDKEYISFDVTETASGEYTNYESVDNSTVYMYTVLSSHFEYVYNENKNIEKITIEARVVSEESTEEREHTKNYYSGYKKVIENEYNPLLVVSTNTTQEYLDEIDYIDASSYTAPEFSNLDANCIVYESSLSEIEDQTSGYDRYLIDISMTTFEEDIPSTFVFAKGDVEYVTDENSNPDVFDIDFYENDRYIDTSINYKFNYSTIEVIKDLPDIINFYTNDAENRIGSYVYNTKMDSFYLNNYSRLLINLETGTLVEVEDYVVQDEQYFINRFSTSKIIETEIGKKVEYYYTYALSNGSFLFGYNQGDYYNAFTSEGINSTYNFPFSISFKQMYDYKFMMEDVVRIETINIYQTNILIEGFREAYK
- a CDS encoding carbohydrate-binding domain-containing protein translates to MKGIEMDMKKTIMMLLFAAISFSLIACKDASVETIASLTTSTLPDIDLSMDVSDEYSDWEETEVVSLYFDLGNVVSSDYAGIQVGASTVIFTQANTYVLNGSYQGTLIINAPSQEVRLIFNNVEITASQGAALIILDADKVILSMPEGTINSISDSTDYGYGDSELMNVDAALYSKSDLVINGLGFLTIYANYQDGIKANDSLVLSDIDLKIYSVDDAINVNDFVLIQSGVYNIEAGGDGIKVSHDDLDKGYIAILDGEFNLEVINDGIQSSSYIVIEGGNFNIISGGGSTAFLSSDQSSKGLKASLGIRLNSGVICINSSDDSLHSDNLISIQGGYITLESGDEAIHSDDELNITNGEISITKSFEGMEALNIYISGGIINIIATDDGINGADPDIDAEDALSPNETPSALLSTAHMEISGGVLIIEAEDDGIDINGTIYQSGGLILINGPVSGMQSVIDYDLEWVVTGGTIIGVSGYGAESKTPSESSTQTCLLYNTKSIQASGTTISVQDSDGNFLFAFTPNKSFQAITIVSSTLELGQSYTLYLGGTITGELTDGYYINPLIEDARVLGSVTISSIINYVNATILVRSR